The following nucleotide sequence is from Triticum dicoccoides isolate Atlit2015 ecotype Zavitan chromosome 7B, WEW_v2.0, whole genome shotgun sequence.
CCCTATATATCCAGGATCACCGCCGCGGCAAAACTCCCGCCACCATTTCTCCGATCTCGAGCTTTCCCTCCAGCACGGATCCACTTCGACGACAAGGTAAGCGGTGCAACTACTCCGGCGACCGGTTGACTCAGGTGGCGGATCGACTCCCCCTCCTCTCCGACGTGCCAGGCAGCTCCTTCGCGGATCTTCTGACGGCGTCTGTAAGTTCAATCACAATCTCCTCTCTACTAGTTCTAGCTAGATCTGTCTATGTGGTAGCGTGAGATCTTTCGATCTGTTTGACTGTGATGTTGTGTAATATCTAGTGTGATGGATTTGGAGCATGCTAGGGGTTGTTTCCATGTGGGCAAGTTTTGGTAGCTAGTGGTCATGGATGGATTGGTAGTATGCTTAGATGTGTGGTATGCTAGTGTGCAAGTGTTGAACAAGATCATCCATGTGTCCATGATTAATGCCCTGTTATGCTGTGTTGAGTTATGGTATGCTTTCATGGATTTGGTAGTGTTGCGTTCAACTAGATCATCCATGTGTACATGTGTCACTGCTAGTTCGATTTGTCCATGTTGTACTACTAGTTCCTACTATTCATGTGTAGTGTCTTATGATATTGATGACGCTTATgtttgtaggacatgaccacgcaaGAGTTTAGTCGGGCCCCCGTGCTATCCGAGAGCCAGCTCCCGCTGTCGTACGTCGAGAACTCCCAACCTCCTATGGACCAGATGTCTCCTGATTCAGAGGTTTTTGAGGTGCCGCCTGTGGTTCCTCAATTTGTGCTGGCTCAGCCCAATGCTTTTGATCATGCTGCTGCTCAAAAGGCAGCCACAAAGGAGAAGAAGGATGCAGGGGGAGCAACAAGAAATGGCAGCCGTTCCTCTCCACTTTTGTGCTTAACAAGATGTGTGAGATCATAGCTAGTGGGGTGaggactgacaagggcttcaaggaggtgcacttgaaccTTGTTGCAAAGCAGATGTTCGACTTCTATGGACAGAAGGTCACCTCGACCCAGGTGTACAACCACCCAAGGAAGTGGAGAGCGATGCGGATCACTGCATCCAAGCTGAGAGACCTCAACAGTGCTTCATGGGATGAGGATACCTGCTCGATCCttctggaggcagagcactacCAAGGCCACATCGCGGTTTGTTCACAAACCATGCCATTCTAACAAACCAGCAGTTTAAGCCTATGAATCATTGCCATACTAACTAACTTCTCTGCCCTATTTCTTCTTAGGCTCACCCCTAGGACGCAGAGTTCCTCAACATCTGTATCCAAAACTACCACCAGATGTAGCAGATCTTCTCCTTCGGGTTGGCAACCAGCAAGTATGCCATGGGCTGTGGTCAGTCGATGGGCTCGCCGATGCCCGTGTATCTAGACACCCAGGAGTCAGACACCATCAACGTTGATGCTCATGAGAAGGATGGTGAGCACGTTCTTGTGCTTGATAGGAAGAGGAAGCGGGCACGCTTCATGGAGGAGGAGCTGAGTGTCTTCAACAGCATGACTGAGGCAGTGAAGGAGGTGACCACCGCCATCAGAGAGAGCAAGAGTGTGGACGTCCAGCCTGAGCTCTATGGCGCCGTCATGGGGCAGATTGACTTCAGCCTAGAGGCTCTCATGGTGGTTCTCAGCCACCTGGTGGACACCAAAGTCCAATGTGTTGGTTTTGTTGCCATGGGAGCAGCCCACAGGGTGCTCTGGCTGAGGATctggctgggcaagcactactactagtgTTGCTTCTGCTGGTGGCGACGGCGTGCATGATCCTCAACGGCGATGGCGACAAAGCCGACGATAATGATGACGACGTATATTATGCGTAGTTAGGGCTTGAAAATAATCTTATGGTGtgtatattttggtgaggtggtatataATAACCCCTCACGGTGATCCTCGTGGTGATCGCGAACTTGCGGTGGTAGGATTACACCTTtttttggatgtggtggtaggatGACACCAAAATAGTGGTAGGTTGAACTTGCTATGATCATGCATGCTTACTAATGCTCTTCTGCTCTATTGCTTGCTCCTAGAGTTCTTCATTGCTTGTTGTCTGTGTGTTTCAATGCTTGTTGCTTGAACTTCGTGCTCATTTGCATTGCCAGGACAAGTGGTATATGGTGTTCGAAGGTACGGTTTCAGGAGTTTACAGTTCATGGGAAGTTTGAACAAACAAGTTTCAGGGTACGACGACAACAACCACAGAGGAGGGTTTAAGACTAGGCAGGCTGCAGAAGATGCTTACTCCAAGTATGTGCAAGAGCATTCATGCAGCAAGGTTGAGGTTGGCAAGGTGGATCGTCCGTTAGggctgaagaacttcatcatcttcgtccagttcatcgtcATAGCAGTGTTGTGGCGTTGGTGTGCTCGGTGTGATCGTGTGTAAGGTGTAAATATTGGTAAACTCACCAAGTAGGGTAAAAGGTGAGCACAACTCTATGCGCGTATGTAACCAAACAACGTGTACTCGTGTGACTACATATAATGCGAGCAACCAAACGCGGTGCGTAGAGGTCTCGCTACGATGCAGGGAGAGGACATAAAGGCAACCAATGAACATTTAGATGTTGGTTTTTGGCCTTCATATGCTCAATCAGATCCCACTGAAACAAGTAAGCAAATGGGGAAAAAACGATGCGAGCAACCAAACGCGTTGTAAGAGGAAGGAAGTGAACGGTCGATTCTTCACCGCTGGCTCCTTGTTCGGTTAGAAAAAACTATTTCGCTGGAAACTCTCATGGAGTCATCGCTGCTGTCGTGGCAGTGGCACCTCATGCAGATCATCACTTCTCCATCAGAGTGACAAACAAGCGTAGACGCGCCCAACGGGAACACCCGTGCATCGCCTGACCTGTGATCCATCTGCAATATCTAGTTGAGAATAAGCTAAAGAGAAAAATAATCCAACCGGGCCGATCGAACAGGGGCGGAGAAGGGAAGAGGCCACCTCTGCCCCCGATTCGCGCTGTCGATCTTGATGCATGCATGGTCCTTTCATTTCACGTCGACGAGGAAGGATAGATAGCACGGCCGGTGGCAGCTCGCGGTACGATCGGTCGGCGTCGAACCGGGGCCGCGGCCTGTCGCGTTGCTGGCCCAGGGCAAGGATCGAATAGCACACGCACGTACGTCCAGTCCGATCGATCGATGGATCGAAACATGGACGCATTATCCTCTCatcatccatatccatatactgatAACAAGCGACGGTGCGCAGCTCCACACTATGCCGTGTGGCTCAGGTCAGGTCCAAATGGGATTGTTTTGCTGTACATGAACGACTGTAATCCCTTGGGCTGGGCAATGCAATCTCTTTTTTCTCGCACAAAAAGGTGACGGCGCGTAGCGTAGCTGCTGAGCGATCGTGGCGGGGAGTGCCGGGCGGAGGAGCGTACGGCCGACGTGACGCCACGAGGCCCGCTCAACTTGCTCGTGTTTGTGTCGACATGGTGTGGCCGTGTGACAACACCTTTCCGTGCCATGCAGCCGCTGCTAGCTGGTGTTCCTTTTTTTCAGAGAAAACGGGCGATCGCTTTTCGGTGAACCCTAGCCACGAGAGGCGCTGGCGCAAAGGGACGCGGCGGCCCAACGGCGTGTCAAAAGGGACGGAAAAGGGCGCAACAGGCTTCCAGCTAGTGCAGTAGCTACCACGATTGATCGACCCGGTGATGAATGTGATCCGAGTCATCGCTCTCGTCCTTTTCCTGGACCTGGAAGTTAGCAGCAGCACGTAGCACTATGGCATCGAAAGGATCGCCGACGATGGCATGCTCCTGGCTGCTGCGTCCatgggcgcactgttccaccgttccCAGCAGATGAGATTGGAGAGGCGGCATGCAGTAGTACAAGGCTCCAACTGAGCCGGAATATTGGCGAGGATAATGCTCATCCCAAGTTCCTCGCCTCCCTTTATCTGACATCCTACGGAGGCCGCACGTACACGCGCCCACCTACTGGAATCGGCGCCTTTCGTTCATTCCATCTTTTCTCCTCGCCAAGGAATTGAGAATTTTTGTGATAGAGAAGTGTTCGCTACTCTGAATTTTCATGCAGTCCCAACATATATATGTTCCAAAACGAGTACGTATATACTAGTTTGTTCTCTCTCCAGTAGTCTCCAATCGGAGTGCATGCAATTCCACCAAAATAATCAGAACTACTGTAGCATCGAGCTGAAGTATGGCGGTTAAAGCATTAGAATTAGTATTACTACAAGCTCTCCATGACGGTGAACCAAGACTCTCCTAACTTAACTAGAGTGATCATCCAATCCAATAAGCAAACGTCTGAACTGGAAGGCATCAAGCCAAGGGCCAAAAGAGCAGCTACAAAAGTTGGCGGATAGCAATAGGCCAGGAGGCAGCTACAGCTACTATCATTATGTTTTCCAAGCAGTCCAGTGCAGTGCAGCACGGCATCTCTGACTCTGAACTAATCAGGGACTAAACATTTTCTCCCTGGCCATGATGACCTCGGCCTCGGTGGGCCGGGTACGGCAACAATGGAAGGACGGCGAAGACCGCCGGGGAGGAGGAGCAGCCATATGCTCCTGGATATTCTCCGCGGCAAAGGGAGCAAAAAGGACGCTCGCTCGTCGGTGGAGGAGgcaatcatggtggccgccgggcaaTGCAGTAGTTGGGTACACAACAAGCaagctgctgctgttgctgttcaTGCCCCGTATCTGGTTTCTGACTAGGCCcccactccctctccctccctcgaaaAAGTCCGGATAGCTCAGCTCGTCGACTTTGTACCGTGAACTCTAAACTTTCTTACGATGCGCCGCTTCCACTAGCAACAGCAACAGGGTAAACCATGCATGTACGCCAACCTTATCCCTACGGAACTGGTACGAAGCAGACACGACGCCACTGCTCCGGCGACAAGGAAACAACCGCCGCCACCCAGACCCTATGCACTATCTCTCCGTCCGCCCAAACCCTAGAATTGGTTCGCTTTCACGCCTCTGCGCGCGGTTTGTGTTCCTGCAGAACTGAAGGATGCGCACGAAGGAGAACAGACCAAGCAGAAGGAACAAAACGGAATTATCATCTCTCAGTCCGATCAGCTCCATGAAACCGTATCCGTATGTAATTCCAGAACGCGCACAGATTATGCATGAAACGATGTATAATTCGGTACTGTATAATTCCAGAACGCACCTGGGTTGATATTTGACAAGACTAGGAAGAACTTATATGATGGCTAGCTATGAAAGTGGGAGTATGTAGGGTGAGAATATGGTGACGAGGACGCAGGGAGGAAGAGCACAAACTTTGTTTTGTTAGTCACCCACCCCCCTACGGGCTACGGGCTCGGGGTCGAGGCGCCGCTTCCGGCCTAGCCGCAATAAAACGCAAAGCGCTCCCCCATGGCCCCGCGTGACCCGACCCCCATAGTATCATGTTGGCATTGGCATTCGCTGTTGGATTCGGACCTCTCTATTTGCTTCTCTTTTCCCCAATCTGCCTTTTCTTTCCTCTTTCTTCTCACTTTCTCCATTCCAAGATATTAATAAAAAAACAAGGATTTCTTCAACTCTTCAGGATTGAGTTGAAACCTTTGGAAAGAGAAAAAATAGTGATTGAGTTGAAACTTACATCAGAGACAATCCAACTCGAGAGAAAGAGGAATCGGCGTGCCATTTCGCCATTTCTTTACCGCTTTGTCGCGACGAATAGGATATGGAGGACACCTTTGTAAAGGGGCCACTACTAGCTTTAGCCCACTGATGCTTGATTAGATTTTTGTAGATAATGGGTTCTCCATGAGCTAAGCACAACTTATATGATTGATTGATCTCTCGGTTGCAAAGTTGCAACAGATACGATATGTTTCGTGGGCAAGTACGGCTGGAGTTGACATATGGTGCTTAGCACAAAACAGTGGCATGTGAGCTCCGCATACGTGCGGTTCAAGTGGTTGATCCGATCGATCGGTCGATCGATATTAGTGGCCAGGCTGCGACCCATTTTAGCAGAGACATAGTGCAGCAGCTGCAACAAGTTAGGCTAGAAGACAACTGCACGTCTGCAGCACGCGTGTAGTAGCAAGAAACAAGTAGTACAGGCGCCAAACGGGTACTACAAGTTGCAGTACAAAGTACGAACGGATAGGGGTGCTAGCTGATAGTACAAGTGGATTTTCCCTCAGTGTGCGCACCTGTAGACCATCAGATCCTCATTCAATGGCTCAGATTCCGTGCCCTCTGACTTCATCGCCACCATACCCCGCTCTCCTTCCCCGATTCCGGTCATGGCGGTTTTGGCTGACACGGTGGTCGGATCGTGCTATCCTAGAAACACATGATCCACGGTCGCATGATTCCCGCGACGATGTTGTTGTCTTTTTGTCGTCACCGTCTCCTGCTCACCACCAGCGGATGTATTGGAAAAACAAAGTTTAGGCATTTTTGGACAAACTTTCAATCAATTTGACCTATAGACATTAGTTTGAAATCCAATGGCTGGCCCACATCTTCACCCTACAACAAACACACCTGAGCTTCCTCTCTTTTGACAACACGCCTCATCTCCCCCACATCTCCTTGCACCGAGGGCATCTCCAAGGGAAGTCATCAAATATGATTACCAAATGTCTGGCGATATTCATCAAATGATGTTCATTGTCCAATgaagagagaagagagaagagagaagaagaaagagagcaAAGTGAGTTTACGGTGGAGTCCAAGGCTGATTTGGCAGTGTCTGCGGATGTCCGGACTCCCCAACCCCACTCCACCCCCCTAGTTTGGAAATTGTTTGTGTGATTTCGGACGTCCGGTCCGTACCAATCCGCGGGCATACAATGGCCATTGTTGGGTCAACTAAAATGTCCGAGAGTTCGGTCCAAACATTTGGGAAAAGATTTGATGATCCATGTTGGAGATACCCTGAACCAATCAAGCATCCTGCTCGATCACGATGAGGCCACGTCACGGACACCATAGCCGGCTCCATCGTCTGTCTCGGCTTCGGGGGCTTCTCTCCTATGTGCTCCGAAAATGgactgatgaatgcaacaaattatAGGTGTATGAGAAATAGCATGCCCGAAAAACAAAGGGAGACGAGGAATATGATTTTAGTGAGAAAATTCGTACTTTCACGAATTGGATAACAGAAAACCATTGTTAACAATAACAAGCAGATTCTGCTATTTAAGAGACTATAGTACGTGTAGTTTTTTGTGAGAAAAGTACTACGCGCCCACTAAAAGCATATAGCCTCCATTTCCAAATGCAGGCGACGGGACCTTGGTTTGATAAAGGGCAGCGCATACAGTCCGTTGCATAAATTCTACGCGACGTGTCGACGACGCGCTAGGCTCCCCTATTTTTGTTTTCTAGTCTGTGTGCTCGCGTTTGAAGACCACACAATGGATGCATGCACCCCATGTAATCCTACTATACTTTTGCTCGTTTTCACTGTGTACCGTGTACGTTTCAACATGGACAAGCAATCGAAGTTCACTGTGTACGTTTCAACATGCACTTAACCAGCCGGCCAGGCAGCTGGTTGCCCCGTCACTTCGCACAAACTTTTTACTCTAGCAGACCAAACACGATCGATCAGGATGGGAGAGCGGTTAATGCTGGATGACTCACGGTGAAACTTCCAAGAGAGACGGTCTCCCAGAATGACGACGGCGGGCGAGTATTTTATACTACCGCGCACCCAAACGAAAAGCGCCGAAATTTCAAGTGGAAATCGAATTGGAGAGCAACCAAGCAAGCATCGTGCATTTATTGAATGAAGATGCAAGCCAAAATTCCATTCGCTTTCACAGATCTCAACATATGCCGCCGGCGCGCTCACGCCATGCGCGCCGCTCACCTCACCTCACCAAGAAACGCAAACCACTACAGCTCTATCTTCTCTGCTAATTGAGTAGTTGTAGATTCTACGGACAGATCACGCAGGGAAAATCCTAGAGGCCAAAATTGGTCCCGCGGTTAcacgggcgggcgggcgggcgtcGCGCCTACGCCGCGTCCACCTGCCGCTGCTCGCCGGCTTCGGCGGCGTTCACGGCGGGGACCGCGAACGGCCTGGCGCTGGCGAGGAAGGACGGCATGTCGTCGCCGGCCATGATGACGACGACCTTGGGCTCCCGGTCGAGCGGCGCCATCCCGCGCGCagacgcctcctcgccggcggtccccCGCCGCGACGAGCCCGACGGCTTGCGGCGCGTGCAGACGAGCACGAGCAGCGCCACGGCGATGAGCCCCATCATGAGCGCGAAGCCGAGGAAGAGGTACGGCGTGGGCGTCCTCCACAGCCCCGGGTGCGCGCCGTGGCCGGCCGCCGCTGCCGGAGCCCCGGCGACTCCCACCAGCGCCTCGCCTTCTCTGATCGGCCTCATGAGGAAGGATGAATCACACGGATGTcgatccccccctctctctcttcctcttcctctgtgTGTGTGTGGGCGTGCGTGCGTGCAGTGCAGAGTGGTTTCTCGCTTGTTCTCTGTGGCTGTGACGTCTGACTGAGTGGccgagaggagagggaagggaggCGGTATTTATAGGTGGCGCGCGGGAgggggggtgagagagagagagagagcggggaaAAGAAACCGCTCGGCTCGGCGCGGCGCGACGGAGCTTTGCTTTGCTTGCCAGCTCTGCTCTGCCTCCCCCAGGTGCTACTGCTGGGTTTCGTTTGGTTGGGTTTGGCGGTCTCTTTTCTGTTGCTGCAGCTGCATGCACAGTAACGTCTACTGCAGCCGCTTGGTTTTGGCCGCTTGGATGGTGGGACCTGGCTTTTACCTTTGGATAAAAACTGAATTCAGTGTGATTCATCTAAGGTTCTGGAGCAAATAATCTGTGCCTAAAGCAAGAAGGGTACACGGGCGCctcagagcatggttaataatagtaCAATCAACGGTCGGCTATAATGAATTGGCATGTCATCTACAGCAACCTCATATCCCGCAGAGTAGTAAGTTTTAAATATGTACTAATTTATtaatagttggcccaccttacaaCCTCACAAAGGGTCTTAGGGCTCGTGTTGCAGACTTGCAACTGACTACTACTACTCTCTCAATTTATTAGTAATCAATAGTCCGCTTCTCCGCTCTCTCattttctctttcctccaactaagtatAAATACAATATTTTAGTCCTTGTAGCCTTCTTATGTCATCTTATTTTACTTACTCTTAGGGTCAGTGTGGAGTGAACGTCGGAGCGGCTGCTCCTGAGCCTAGTTTTGTCTTGTAGGGTGTTATCTTTTGTCACTTGGGTGACAGTGTTGTTGACTTGGTTGGTGCCGAGCGTCATGGCTGGCTGGTGTGTGTAAATATCGGTTCCGGCTAGTTTTCCTTATAAACTTGTCAATCCTCGCAACTTGCGtacttttgaaaaaaaaacttgTCAATCCTCTTCTCGAAGAGCTGCTGTGAGTTGCTTGAAATAAAAAACAACGAGAAGCGGATACTCGAGATTCCAGAACGCCGAGGTACGACTGTACAGgtactttttttcttttattttagaacGAAGACGCTGGACGCGtctggctttaaattaataaagcccaaaaCTAGGCAGCGTATCAGATATAGACTCGAAACATACGGACGAGCACGGAGGCTCAAGACCGGCGCCAACACATAGTTCACGGCAGTTTTGGACCGGACCAAACGAAGTTCGCATCTAAACGATTACATGGCTCGAAGCCAGAGCTCAGAGCACGCAGGCTCGCTCGAGCGCGACAAAAGGGCCACTATCCAGGCGCGGAAGTGGCGAGAGGCTCCCTAGACAAAACGTAGACGTGACACAGACGGTCTTGGGCATGCTTCGGCTTCTCAGCATCCTTGCGCCTCGCCAACGGACTCCACTGCAGCAGGAAAAGGTTGCATTTATAGATGATGTTAGCCGGGTGTGTTGGAAAGATTCCTTCAATCGCTATTTTGTTCCTGGTTAGCCAGAGAGACCAAGCCAAGGCTCCGAGACAGCTCCAAAGCACGCGGTTGTTGCCGCCTTTAGTGGTCGCGACGATGGCCGCTAGATCAGTGGCAGAACGCGGGTTCCAGGAAGTGTTCGCTGCAGCGCGGACCGCGCTCCAAGCAAAGCAAGCTAACGGACAACGGAAGAAAACGTGGTTCGCATCCTCCACGACATTACAAACCGCACGTAGACCGCACGATGGGCCGTTGCATTTAGCCACGTTAGCCGAGGTGGGTAGTCTGTTGCGAAACAGCTGCCAAAAGAACACCTTAATTTTAAGCGGGAGGCGAGCAGTCCATAGACCCTTCGGCACTAAGTAGGCCTGGCTCTCGCACAACTTCCGGTACAAAGACTTGACTGAAAACTTGCCGGAAGGGGTCAGAGGCCAATGCACGGTGTCCTCGGACGATGAAAGCGAAACCGGCGCGATGAGACTAAGCAGCTCCGGAAGCTGAGCTTGTTCGGTGCCCGAAAGCTCGCGCCGTAAGCAAATCACTGGTGGAGTGGAGGCAAGCGCCGAAGCAACGCTCATCTCCGGATTGACCGCCTGAACGTAGAGATCCTGGAATTCCGACCAAAGGGGTTGGGATCCCACCTAGTGATCCAACCAAAATCGGGCCGACCGACCGTTGGCGATGGAGAACTTGGCTCCCAGGGCGAAGGCCGGCCGCACCGCTTGGAGGTCATTCCAGAAGGGGGAACCTCTCGCCACTCCTTCGAAAAAATTCCCAGACGGGAAATACTTAGAACGGAGTATATCCACCCACAGGCCCGTCGCCCCCTGCGACAGCTTCCAAATCCACTTACACATCAGCGCGATGTTGAGGATTCTGGTGTTCGTGATCCCAAGCCCTCCCTGGGCCTTCGGGCGGCACACCGCATCCCATCGAACCATGTGGTATTTGCGCTTGGGGcccgctccttcccaaaagaaacgggaCGGGGTGTGTCCATCTTGGCATGAATCCCTTCTGCCAAGAGGAAAAGCCCCATAGCGAATTGCGGCAGCGGGGAGAGGCTTGCATTCATGAGAATCAGCCAGCCGCGGAGGAAAGGAACTTTCCCCTCCACGGGCACACCCGCCCTCCCACCTTTGTCCAAAGCGGAGCCCAACCGTCGATTGTGATACGCTTCGCGTCTAAGGGAAGACCCAAATATGTAAACGGGAGTTTGCCTAACTTGCAGTTCAGCAAGTCCGCAACGCGCCTACTATCCAGCACGTCCATGCCCATAGCCATCACTTTGCATTTGTGGAAATTAATTTTAAGGCCCGACATGAGTTCGAAACTAATTAGCAGGGCTTTGACCGTTGCAATGCTATGCAGGTCAGGTTGGAACAGTAAAAGCGTATCGTCCGCGTATTGCAAGTGGGATATCCCCCCTGGGATGAGGTGCCCCAACACCCCTTTTATGTGACCAGCCTCCGCGGCTTTTCGCAGCATGGCGGCCAGCGCGTCGGTGACGAAGTTGAACAAAAGTGGTGACATGGGGTCGCCTTGGCGCAATCCACGCTTGTTCCtgaagaagttccctacttctccgtTAACCGAGACCGCAGTTTGGCCCCCCGAGACCAATTGCAAGACTCGATGGACCCAAACCGGCGAGAAGCCCCTACTGGAGAGGACCTGCCAGAGAAAATCCCAGTTGACGCGGTCATAAGCTTTCTCGAAATCAAGTTTCAAGAGGATCGGCGGTTCGTGAGTGCGTCTAAGCTCGTGTAGGGCTTCTTGCAAGGCTAACGGACCCTCGAGAATGTTCCTACCGTGAATAAACGCCGACTGCGAGTGACTAATAGTGCGATGAGCGATCGGCGAGAGTCTGGTGGCACAGCCTTTAGCGCATATTTTGAACGGAACATTAATGAGTGCAATGGGTCTGTACTGGCGAATGTTGTCCGTGCCCGGCAGTTTCGGAATTAGCGAGAGCACTCCATAATTAAGCCTAGCTATGTCCACGAATCCGCGCATAAAACCATTGCACACATCAAAAACTGGGCCACGTAGCAGTGGCCAAAAATGCTtgaacatcgccaccggccacccgTCCGGGCCAGGGGCCGTGTCGGATTTCATGCTAAGCAGGGCGTCGTCTATTTCCTTAGGGAGGAACGCAAGCCCCAGCTCCTCGTTCTCACTATCTAACACCCGTTGAGAAGGAAGCCACACATCCTCACGCAAACGCGCGCGTTGTGCCTCTTCCGTCCCCATCAGACTCCTCTAGAAGTCATAGATGTGGCGAGAGATCTCCGCTTGC
It contains:
- the LOC119338914 gene encoding protein GLUTAMINE DUMPER 6-like; the encoded protein is MRPIREGEALVGVAGAPAAAAGHGAHPGLWRTPTPYLFLGFALMMGLIAVALLVLVCTRRKPSGSSRRGTAGEEASARGMAPLDREPKVVVIMAGDDMPSFLASARPFAVPAVNAAEAGEQRQVDAA